The Rhodanobacteraceae bacterium genomic sequence CCCCCGCATGCGGGGGAGGGCGACGAGCGCGCAGCGCGAGTGGGCGAGCCGGGGTCTGTCGCGGAATGCGTTGAATCGCATTCCGCGCCGGCGAGCGCACGGCCAGGGACGGCCGGGCAGGCGCCCAGCACCACGGACGGTTGCTCGCCGAGTCATCTGCCCCCGCGGCTGCCGCCCAACATGCCGCAGTTTCCCGATCGCGCCTGGCGCCACGCGTTCCGCGCCGCCGTGCGCGCCAGCGGGTGGCGTCTCGAAGGCGCGCTGCCGGACGTGCCGAAACTGGTGCTGATCGTCGCGCCGCATTCGTCGTGGTGGGACGGCATCTGGGGCCTGCTGTTCAAGATCGCGCTGGGCGCCGACATCGCGTTCATGGCCAAGCGCGAACTGTTCCGCTGGCCGTTGGGCGGGCTGTTGCGCAAGCTTGGCGGCGTGCCGATCGCCCGCGGCGCCGCGGGCGACGTGGTCGAGCAGATGGTCGAACGTTTCCGCGCGCGCGAGCGGCTGTGGCTGGGCATCGAGCCCGAGGGCACGCGCAAGGCTGTTGCGAAATGGAAATCAGGCTTCTGGCACATCGCGCGCCAGGCCGGCGTGCCGATCCTGCCGGGCTATTTCGATTATCCGCGCAAGGTGATCGGCCTTGGCCCGTTGTTTACGCCCGGTGACGACAAGGACGCCGACATCGCCGCGCTGCGCGCCTTCTACGCCCCCTATCAAGGAAAACACCGCGGAGTCTGACGGCTTCCCCACACGCAAACCTGCCCGAAGCCGAACCCGCCGGCACCAACTTCCCCTCTCCCGTTCACGGGAGAGGGCAAAGGGTGAGGGGAAAGCACCGCGGAGTGTGACAGCTTTCCCGCGCGTACCCGCCCGGAGCCGAACGCTCGTTCGGCCGGATAGCCCGCTGCGATGCGGGCCGGACGGGGCTGCAGTATGATCGACCACCGACCTCAAAGGGGGTGGTTGTGTCGAGCGTCCAGTCGCAGCGGGTCACGAGGGATCCCACCGAGCCGCCGGGAAGCGTGCCGGCCATGGGCCGGCTGCCGCGCCAGTTGTCGGCGCACGAGATGGCACTGTTCGCCGAGGTGGGCCAGCGCATCGAACTCGATGCCGGGCGGGCCGTGTTCCGCCGCGGCGAATTCGGCCGCAGCCTGTTCGTGATCGAATCCGGCCGCATCCTGCTGGAGTTCGCCGGCGACCTGCCCGACAAGCTGGTCGGCGCCGGCGAATATTTCGGCGAGCTGGCCCTGTTCGTGGGCCAGCACGCG encodes the following:
- a CDS encoding 1-acyl-sn-glycerol-3-phosphate acyltransferase, with the translated sequence MPQFPDRAWRHAFRAAVRASGWRLEGALPDVPKLVLIVAPHSSWWDGIWGLLFKIALGADIAFMAKRELFRWPLGGLLRKLGGVPIARGAAGDVVEQMVERFRARERLWLGIEPEGTRKAVAKWKSGFWHIARQAGVPILPGYFDYPRKVIGLGPLFTPGDDKDADIAALRAFYAPYQGKHRGV